The Coffea arabica cultivar ET-39 chromosome 3c, Coffea Arabica ET-39 HiFi, whole genome shotgun sequence genome contains a region encoding:
- the LOC113734531 gene encoding receptor-like kinase TMK4 — translation MPCSPPSSPPASFFFQKPAHTNSKKPNQTLLFSVSLYYSAHFPKTTPSPHPKMPIRRLTTTATTTTTIPLFLLLLLLLHLCQPSKADDAAVMSKLLAALSPNPSGWDSTKPFCRWTNVNCDSTNKFVTSINLDSQSLSGTLPPELGQLSSLQSLSLQKNSLSGALPSFANLTSLESVYLDFNSFSSVPSDFLLGCSNLQTLSISENYNLAPWQIPLYLTGSSNLQTFYASNASIVGGIPDFFDSFPNLQSLRLSYNNITGGLPNSFGGSEITNLWLNNQGLSGGIDVLSSMTQIYQVWLHANAFTGPIPDLSKCTNLFDLQLRDNQLTGVVPPSLMNLPKLANITLSNNKLQGPVPQFRDGVDAKLGSTNSFCGTTPGPCDPQVTALLAVAGGFGYPMLLAQSWQGNNSCDHWSFVTCDPQGKNVTMVSLGKQHLSGIISPAFANLTSLRNLYLNDNNLNGTVPEVLTTLPQLQTIDVSNNNLAGPRPVFPSTVKFVYTGNLLLEKNQTAGGSGSGGGTPGGAPSSGASGGSPSGSGSSKGSSVSAGMIAGVVGAVIVFVGVLLFVSYKCYAKKRVKSFGRVAGSEKGSEMSKPNVVGGLNGYGGVPSEIQSQSSSDHTEIPIFEGGNVSIPIQVLRQVTNNFSEDNVLGKGGFGVVYKGELHDGTKIAVKRMESGAMGTKGMNEFQSEIAVLTKVRHRHLVALLGYCTNGSERLLVYEYMPQGTLAQHLFEWQELGYPPLTWKQRVTIALDVGRGVEYLHSLAQQSFIHRDLKPSNILLGDDMRAKVADFGLVRNAPTGNYSVETRLAGTFGYLAPEYAATGRVTTKVDVYAFGVVLMEIITGRKALDETMSDERSHLVTWFRRVLINKDNIRKAIDSTLGPDDETYESICKVAELAGHCTAREPHQRPDMGHAVNVLGPLVEQWKPAKNDEEESYGIDLHMSLPQALQRWQADEGTSRMFDDVSYSQSQSSIPSKPLGFADTFSSADCR, via the exons ATGCCATGTTCTCCACCATCTTCACCTCCTGCTtcctttttcttccaaaaaccAGCTCACACCAACTCCAAGAAACCAAACCAAACACTCCTTTTCTCTGTCTCATTATATTATTCTGCCCACTTCCCCAAAACCACCCCATCTCCCCACCCCAAAATGCCTATCCGCCGCCTCACCACCACCGCCACGACCACGACCACCATTCCTCTTTTCCTCCTGCTCCTGTTGCTCCTCCATCTCTGCCAACCATCCAAAGCAGATGATGCAGCAGTCATGTCAAAGCTTCTGGCAGCTCTTTCCCCAAACCCATCAGGCTGGGACTCCACAAAGCCATTCTGCAGGTGGACGAACGTCAACTGTGACTCCACCAACAAGTTCGTCACCTCCATCAACTTAGACTCCCAATCCCTCTCTGGAACTCTTCCTCCAGAGCTTGGTCAACTTTCGTCTCTACAATCACTTTCTCTCCAGAAAAACTCCCTCTCTGGAGCTCTACCATCTTTCGCAAACCTGACCAGTTTGGAGTCTGTTTATCTTGATTTCAATTCTTTCAGCTCGGTTCCCTCGGATTTTCTTCTGGGCTGTTCAAACCTGCAAACTCTTAGTATCAGTGAGAACTATAACTTGGCTCCTTGGCAGATTCCGTTATACTTGACTGGTAGTAGTAATCTTCAAACATTTTACGCGAGTAATGCGAGTATTGTTGGTGGGATTCCTGATTTCTTTGATTCTTTCCCCAATCTGCAAAGCTTGAGATTGTCTTACAACAACATTACTGGGGGTTTGCCCAACAGTTTTGGTGGATCTGAGATTACCAATTTGTGGCTGAACAATCAGGGGTTGTCAGGTGGTATTGATGTACTCTCTTCCATGACACAGATATATCAAGTGTGGCTCCATGCCAATGCCTTTACTGGGCCGATCCCAGACTTGTCAAAATGTACAAATCTTTTCGATTTGCAGCTGAGGGACAACCAGTTAACTGGGGTTGTGCCGCCTTCGCTGATGAATTTACCAAAACTGGCGAATATAACTTTGTCTAACAACAAATTGCAGGGGCCTGTGCCTCAGTTTCGCGATGGAGTTGACGCGAAACTGGGGAGTACTAATAGCTTCTGTGGGACGACTCCCGGGCCATGTGATCCGCAAGTTACAGCTCTTCTTGCTGTTGCTGGAGGTTTTGGGTATCCAATGTTGCTGGCTCAGTCTTGGCAAGGGAATAATTCTTGTGATCATTGGTCATTTGTTACTTGTGATCCACAGGGGAAAAATGTGACCATGGTCAGTCTTGGGAAGCAGCATTTGTCAGGTATTATTTCCCCGGCTTTCGCAAATTTGACTTCTTTGAGGAACTTGTATTTGAATGATAATAATCTTAATGGTACTGTTCCAGAAGTATTGACTACTTTACCTCAGCTTCAAACTATTGATGTTTCCAATAATAATTTAGCTGGTCCTAGACCCGTTTTTCCATCTACTGTGAAATTTGTGTATACCGGTAATTTGTTATTGGAGAAAAATCAAACTGCTGGTGGTAGTGGAAGTGGTGGTGGAACACCAGGGGGTGCACCAAGTTCTGGTGCTTCTGGTGGAAGTCCATCAGGGAGTGGGAGTTCGAAAGGATCATCAGTTTCTGCTGGTATGATTGCTGGAGTGGTTGGTGCGGTTATTGTTTTTGTTGGAGTTCTTTTGTTTGTGTCTTACAAATGTTATGCCAAGAAACGTGTTAAGAGTTTTGGGAGAGTTGCAGGCTCTGAGAAAGGGTCGGAAATGAGTAAGCCAAATGTAGTTGGTGGTCTGAATGGGTATGGTGGAGTCCCAAGTGAAATACAGAGCCAGAGCAGCAGTGATCACACCGAGATTCCTATTTTTGAAGGTGGAAATGTTTCAATTCCAATCCAAGTACTTCGTCAGGTGACAAACAATTTTAGCGAAGATAATGTTTTGGGCAAGGGAGGATTTGGAGTTGTTTATAAGGGGGAATTGCATGATGGGACCAAGATTGCTGTGAAGAGAATGGAGTCTGGAGCAATGGGTACAAAAGGAATGAATGAGTTCCAATCAGAAATCGCTGTACTGACCAAAGTTAGGCACAGGCATTTGGTTGCTCTTTTAGGTTATTGTACTAATGGCAGTGAGAGGCTCTTGGTTTACGAGTATATGCCACAGGGAACTTTAGCCCAGCATTTGTTTGAATGGCAAGAGCTTGGCTATCCACCTCTTACTTGGAAGCAGAGGGTGACAATTGCTCTAGATGTAGGAAGAGGCGTTGAGTATCTCCACAGCTTGGCACAACAAAGTTTTATTCATAGAGATTTGAAACCTTCTAACATACTTCTCGGGGATGACATGAGAGCCAAAGTTGCAGATTTTGGTTTAGTCAGAAATGCACCAACCGGGAATTACTCTGTTGAGACTAGGTTGGCTGGAACATTTGGATATCTAGCTCCTGAGTATGCTG CTACTGGACGAGTGACAACAAAAGTAGATGTCTATGCATTTGGAGTCGTTCTCATGGAAATCATCACTGGCAGAAAAGCACTAGACGAGACCATGTCTGATGAGCGGTCTCATCTGGTAACATGGTTCCGCAGGGTCCTAATCAACAAAGACAACATCCGGAAGGCTATAGACTCAACTCTTGGTCCTGATGATGAGACTTATGAAAGCATTTGCAAAGTGGCCGAGTTGGCAGGACATTGCACTGCCCGTGAACCACATCAGAGACCCGACATGGGACACGCTGTGAATGTCCTTGGACCTCTTGTTGAACAATGGAAACCTGCTAAGAACGACGAAGAAGAAAGCTATGGCATTGACCTCCATATGAGCCTGCCTCAAGCCCTTCAAAGATGGCAAGCAGATGAAGGTACTTCAAGAATGTTTGATGACGTCTCATATAGTCAATCACAGTCAAGCATTCCCTCCAAACCTTTAGGATTTGCAGATACTTTCAGTTCAGCTGATTGCAGATAA